Proteins encoded by one window of Rutidosis leptorrhynchoides isolate AG116_Rl617_1_P2 chromosome 7, CSIRO_AGI_Rlap_v1, whole genome shotgun sequence:
- the LOC139857709 gene encoding proteasome subunit alpha type-7 → MARYDRAITVFSPDGHLFQVEYALEAVRKGNAAVGVRGTDIVVLGVEKKSTVKLQDSRSVRKIVNLDDHIALACAGLKADARVLINKARIECQSHKLTVEDPVTVEYITRYIAGLQQKYTQSGGVRPFGLSTLIVGFDPYTSVPSLYQTDPSGTFSAWKANATGRNSNSMREFLEKNYKETSGQETIKLAIRALLEVVESGGKNIEVAVMTKEGLRQLEEAEIDTIVADIEAEKAAAEAAKKAPAKE, encoded by the exons ATGGCGAGATACGATAGAGCTATAACTGTATTCTCTCCTGATGGCCATCTATTTCAAGTTGAATACGCACTTGAAGCCGTGCGTAAAGGTAACGCTGCCGTTGGTGTTCGTGGCACTGATATCGTCGTTCTCGGCGTCGAGAAAAAGTCAACCGTCAAACTTCAGGACTCTAG ATCAGTTAGGAAGATTGTAAACCTAGATGATCACATTGCATTGGCCTGTGCTGGACTTAAAGCAGACGCCCGTGTTCTTATAAACAAAGCACGAATTGAATGCCAGAGCCATAAGCTAACCGTTGAGGATCCAGTGACTGTAGAGTATATCACACGTTACATTGCAGGTCTTCAACAGAAATACACACAAAGTGGAGGTGTTAGGCCATTTGGTCTTTCAACTTTAATCGTAGGATTTGATCCTTATACTAGTGTTCCATCACTATATCAGACAGATCCTTCGGGTACATTTTCTGCATGGAAGGCTAATGCTACTGGTAGAAATTCAAATTCCATGAGGGAATTTTTGGAGAAGAATTACAAAGAAACTTCTGGGCAAGAAACTATCAAGCTCGCCATTCGTGCTCTGCTTGAA GTTGTTGAGAGTGGAGGGAAGAACATTGAAGTAGCTGTAATGACAAAGGAGGGACTGCGACAACTTGAAGAGGCTGAGATTGATACAATTGTTGCAGATATCGAAGCTGAGAAGGCTGCTGCTGAGGCTGCAAAGAAAGCTCCTGCTAAAGAGTAA